A single window of Aspergillus oryzae RIB40 DNA, chromosome 8 DNA harbors:
- a CDS encoding flavin monoamine oxidase family protein (predicted protein), with protein sequence MRPHVLLPFLLPLTTATPKLQDFDALGAWFDGINAINTNNETHNFTNKNTTIAIIGAGISGLTAALLLDSVGIHNWEILEASNRVGGRFRTKLVGNTGEWAEMGPMRLPVRVRYNDGETVEYSDHAMVFQLSELLNNMNGNESQWKIDFIPWIQHHENELLARGTGRLADGSIPTRREVYGNETGLGTKDPMTTAEYERTKSKMEGILSAKDMLKFIQRDVWRAHRAVMDRGLDEWSEQAMMKHVFNASVNVTDAIWTDSDYDVFWDEMHHNSNLGLDGSPGSLGETEWVCIDRGFNRLSDAFLPHVSDRLVLDRKIRKLEAVDGPDGRMQTRLSWYPSVENRTYESKTYDYTIMAVPFTMTRFMDLPKFSSVLGRAISEAGLRFKSACKVALLFSERFWENGDKPIYGGYSTPPSNSVGALYYPVYGLNESRPGLIMHYRGGDWSDRFVSFSDEEHVQTVLDAVVSLHGEQARELYTGDYERLCWLQDEHTATSWCRPDVEQHRLYIPAYHQTEHNTIFIGEHTAPTHAWVSSSLHSSVRGVVQLLLELGLVDEAKRINKEWMGRWIR encoded by the coding sequence ATGAGACCTCACgtcctcctccccttcctccttcctttgACAACCGCAACGCCCAAGCTCCAAGACTTCGACGCCCTCGGCGCTTGGTTCGACGGCATCAACGCCATAAACACCAACAATGAAACACACAACTTCacaaacaaaaacaccacaatcgccatcatcggcgcCGGCATCTCAGGCCTCACAGccgccctcctcctcgataGCGTCGGAATCCACAATTGGGAAATACTCGAAGCGAGTAACCGGGTAGGAGGGCGTTTCCGAACCAAACTCGTAGGGAACACAGGCGAATGGGCCGAAATGGGGCCCATGCGGCTGCCTGTTAGGGTTCGGTATAACGACGGCGAGACGGTGGAGTACTCGGACCATGCCATGGTGTTCCAGCTGTCGGAGCTGTTAAATAATATGAATGGGAATGAGAGCCAGTGGAAGATTGATTTCATTCCGTGGATCCAGCATCATGAGAATGAGTTGTTGGCTCGCGGGACAGGTCGGTTGGCTGATGGGTCTATTCCGACCAGGCGGGAGGTATATGGGAATGAAACTGGATTGGGGACTAAGGATCCCATGACCACTGCTGAGTACGAGAGAACTAAGAGTAAGATGGAGGGAATATTGAGTGCGAAGGACATGCTGAAGTTCATTCAGAGGGATGTGTGGCGGGCGCATCGGGCTGTCATGGATCGTGGATTGGACGAGTGGAGCGAgcaggcgatgatgaagcatGTGTTCAACGCTAGTGTGAATGTGACGGATGCTATTTGGACAGATAGTGACTATGATGTGTTCTGGGATGAGATGCATCATAATTCCAACCTTGGGTTAGATGGGAGTCCTGGTTCTTTGGGGGAGACGGAATGGGTTTGCATCGACCGTGGGTTCAACCGGTTATCGGATGCATTCTTGCCACATGTCAGCGACCGGCTTGTTCTGGACAGGAAGATTCGGAAGCTAGAGGCTGTTGATGGGCCTGATGGGCGCATGCAGACACGCTTGTCATGGTATCCATCCGTTGAAAATCGGACATACGAGAGCAAGACATATGATTATACGATTATGGCGGTGCCCTTTACTATGACGCGGTTCATGGACTTGCCTAAGTTTTCTTCAGTTCTGGGCCGCGCCATCAGTGAGGCTGGGTTGCGGTTCAAGTCTGCCTGTAAGGTGGCTCTGCTCTTCTCGGAGCGCTTCTGGGAGAACGGTGATAAGCCTATTTACGGCGGGTATTCTACTCCACCGAGCAATTCTGTCGGAGCCTTGTACTACCCCGTTTACGGACTGAATGAGTCCCGCCCGGGCCTTATCATGCATTACCGTGGTGGAGATTGGAGTGATCGGTTCGTCAGTTTCTCAGATGAAGAGCATGTGCAGACTGTGCTGGATGCTGTGGTTTCCCTGCATGGAGAACAGGCTCGTGAGTTGTATACTGGTGATTATGAACGACTCTGCTGGTTGCAGGATGAGCATACTGCTACATCGTGGTGTCGGCCTGATGTCGAGCAACATCGGCTTTATATTCCGGCTTATCATCAGACTGAACATAATACGATCTTTATCGGGGAGCATACGGCCCCGACGCATGCGTGGGTGAGTAGCTCTTTACACTCGTCTGTTAGGGGCGTTGTGCAGTTGCTGTTGGAGCTTGGGCTTGTTGACGAGGCGAAGAGAATTAATAAAGAAtggatggggaggtggatTCGATAG
- a CDS encoding MFS transporter (predicted transporter (major facilitator superfamily)): MRPTIGHLEIPAYNTDLIEESDSNIIMFKKKREENVFHINGLSLTREIVMLFTICSAQGMVQASLAQSFLPGLVIGEAFGAESADIAWYPAAYALTSGTFMLAFGRVGDIVGHKSLFVAAWGWFSLWALLAGISVYSGSQVFFDICRAFQGIAAAALVPSALAILGMIYKPGPRKNLAFSLYAAGAPIGFTLGAVFSALLAQLASWPWVFYINAIACLIYGGLACLFVPHIGRKPSPTREPFDYLGTLTIISGLVLFNFAWNRAPETGWASAQCITTLIIGLFLIAVFFPLEKRTAHPIVPVAQIDRDAAWILFIEGLGWSSFGILCYYSINFMILLRGNSVLSVAAQLSPVPPAGIAASILTSNLLTRGVTPPVILAFSLIWFCVGNVILATMPVHQTYWLNVFWAYLLSPFGMDMSFPAGTILLSNLVPVEHQGIAASLIATVVYYSQSLGLGIAGVVEVNVANDLVLEGYRGALYLGIGLSGLGFIVGVGYAIQCMRQNKTNPGSNERLETAEDPLPIPLAASNEQQ, encoded by the exons ATGCGGCCTACCATTGGTCACCTTGAAATCCCAGCCTATAATACAG ATCTTATCGAGGAAAGCGATTCGAATATTATAAtgttcaaaaagaaaagggaggagaaCGTGTTCCATATTAATGGCTTATCTCTTACAAGAGAAATTGTCATGCTATTTACGATATGTTCGGCTCAAGGAATGGTGCAGGCTTCGCTAGCCCAGAGTTTTCTCCCTGGTCTAGTGATTGGAGAGGCCTTTGGAGCAGAGTCAGCCGACATAGCCTGGTATCCCGCTGCCTACGCGCTCACATCGGGTACCTTTATGCTAGCATTTGGCCGTGTGGGGGACATCGTCGGCCACAAAAGTCTTTTCGTTGCGGCATGGGGTTGGTTTTCGTTATGGGCTCTCCTCGCAGGCATATCTGTCTACAGTGGGTCGCAGGTCTTCTTTGACATCTGCCGAGCCTTCCAGGGTATAGCTGCCGCCGCACTGGTCCCGAGCGCGCTGGCTATCCTTGGGATGATCTACAAGCCGGGTCCCAGGAAGAATCTAGCATTTTCGCTCTACGCCGCTGGAGCGCCTATTGGCTTCACCCTCGGAGCCGTATTTTCGGCGTTGCTCGCTCAGCTAGCAAGCTGGCCATGGGTTTTCTACATTAACGCCATTGCCTGTCTGATATACGGGGGTCTGGCATGTCTCTTCGTCCCACATATCGGTAGGAAGCCTTCACCGACAAGGGAACCGTTCGATTATCTGGGAACGTTGACAATCATTAGTG GTCTTGTTCTCTTTAACTTTGCTTGGAATCGTGCCCCGGAAACAGGATGGGCCAGTGCACAATGCATCACGACTCTCATCATCGGTTTGTTCCTCATCGCTGTATTTTTCCCACTCGAAAAAAGAACTGCGCACCCGATTGTTCCGGTGGCACAGATCGACCGCGACGCTGCCTGGATCCTTTTCATAGAAGGTCTTGGGTGGTCATCCTTTGGTATACTGTGCTATTATTCGATCAACTTTATGATTCTTCTTCGCGGCAATAGCGTGCTCTCAGTGGCGGCACAACTCAGTCCAGTGCCCCCAGCTGGTATCGCTGCTAGCATCTTGACTTCGAATCTCCTAACTAGGGGGGTAACGCCACCAGTAATTCTCGCTTTCTCGCTGATATGGTTTTGCGTCGGCAACGTTATCCTTGCAACAATGCCCGTCCACCAAACCTACTGGCTCAACGTTTTTTGGGCATACTTACTCAGCCCCTTTGGGATGGATATGAGTTTTCCCGCAGGTACAATTCTGTTGAGCAATCTCGTGCCCGTTGAACACCAAGGTATTGCAGCGAGCCTAATCGCGACCGTTGTTTACTATTCGCAAAGTTTGGGCCTTGGTATTGCTGGCGTGGTGGAGGTCAATGTGGCAAATGATCTGGTGCTCGAGGGATACCGTGGTGCATTGTACCTTGGAATTGGATTGAGTGGTTTGGGGTTCATCGTCGGAGTAGGCTATGCCATACAGTGCATGAGACAGAACAAGACAAACCCGGGATCGAACGAAAGATTAGAAACTGCAGAAGATCCGTTACCCATACCATTGGCAGCATCCAATGAGCAGCAGTAG
- the fmaE gene encoding monooxygenase fmaE (predicted protein) gives MTAFKPLLSPFHVSKEPKNPRGVLRLPRNIPSTSVVIRDNFTLSTWLFLGGLLQGLAVIIFGTYALIPTMLILLYRTTDHLLMAANITRNRYMDGVMQTKASAQAPDANGTFGKEIASESIVVFHLGTRSNHPLGLLAPGFSELNRQVIAMNREMNSDPVKYGLLGTSAWGKQDDPAGNELMAIYYLRDYDALHRFAHGPLHVEGMRWWTKIVKDHPHIAIYHETYLVPKGKWENIYINSKLTGMGDTWFPVVEKEEGEEGGVSRFVRPIVDAKHPTLRSAARRLVMRQLEGAEKGEDDLYDRTW, from the coding sequence ATGACGGCATTCAAACCTCTTCTATCACCGTTTCATGTCTCGAAGGAGCCGAAAAACCCTCGGGGAGTACTTCGGCTCCCACGAAACATTCCTTCAACATCAGTAGTAATTCGCGACAATTTTACTCTTTCGACCTGGCTTTTCTTGGGAGGACTCCTACAAGGGCTCGCCGTGATAATCTTCGGCACCTACGCCCTCATCCCGACAATGTTAATCCTCCTATACCGCACAACCGACCACTTGCTGATGGCTGCCAACATTACCCGCAACCGCTACATGGACGGTGTCATGCAGACAAAAGCCTCCGCGCAAGCCCCCGATGCAAACGGCACCTTCGGAAAGGAAATCGCCTCCGAGTCGATTGTGGTCTTTCACCTAGGCACACGCTCAAACCACCCTCTCGGTCTTCTCGCCCCAGGCTTCTCCGAATTGAACAGACAAGTCATAGCGATGAATCGCGAGATGAACTCTGACCCTGTCAAGTACGGCCTCCTCGGAACCTCAGCCTGGGGTAAGCAGGACGACCCCGCAGGTAATGAGCTTATGGCAATTTACTACCTCCGGGATTACGATGCGTTACATCGGTTTGCGCACGGCCCACTCCACGTGGAGGGCATGAGGTGGTGGACGAAGATCGTTAAGGATCATCCACATATTGCGATTTACCATGAGACATATCTTGTGCCTAAGGGGAAGTGGgaaaatatctatattaactCGAAACTGACAGGCATGGGGGATACGTGGTTTCCCGTcgttgagaaggaggagggagaggagggtggGGTGTCGCGGTTTGTAAGGCCAATTGTGGATGCAAAGCATCCCACCCTGAGATCTGCCGCCCGGAGGCTGGTGATGCGTCAGTTGGAGGGGGCTGAgaagggagaggatgacTTGTATGACAGGACGTGGTAG